AGATATGGGGCATTCTCTACAATCACACGGCTGCGGCCGCCATTCATACCTGGATGCCGGACGATAAGAAGATGGACTGGTTGTCCGCCAAATATCCCGACACCTTCGACAAGTACTACCGTCCGCGCTTCGAGTATTGGAAGGAACAGGAAGTCAAGGGCGAGCGCTACTATTCCCAGACCCTGCCGTGCATCTGTCAAACCTGTCAGATTCCCATGGGTTTCATGGAGCCTGACGACCCGACCCAGGTGGCTTATCGCAGCACCGTCTATGAAGGCGAGCGTTACCATTTTTGCTCCGATCCCTGCAAGCAGATCTTCGAGGACGAACCGGAAAAGTATGTGCATGCCTGGCTGCCGCCGCAGCAGATCTTCCAGGGAAACTGCGGTGGAGCGACGCTGGAGGACGTACTCAAGTGGTACCACTTCAATGTCGGCGCCGACAACATGGACTATGTGGGATCCCCGGATGAGAAGCGCTGGAAAGCGTGGAAAGGCCTGGATCAGGAAGACGACGAACTGCGTGGTACCGGTACCGAATGAGGAGGATTGGTTAGATGAGTGTCAATGCAATTGGAGAATACCCTGTCCTGCCACGGGACCTGAAGGAAAACTTTCACGGCAACATCATGGTGATCGTGGGTTGGGACAAACACATGATGATCAGCAGTCCCATGGCGTTTCCCCTGCCGCCGGACATGCCTTTTGGCGCCTTCGTGAAGGAAGTGATGCCAGCTGCCTTTGCGCCCCATCCTGATTGGGAAAAGATCGACTGGGACAGTGTCACCTGGCTGCTCAACGGCGAGCCGTTCCAGCCGGACATGGAAGCCAGCCTTGCCGATAACGGGCTGGATCACAAATCCGTGGTTCGTTTTCAGACTCCCGGGTTGAACGGGATCCAGGGTTCGGGGAGCTAAGGAGCCACGCATGACCTATGAAGTGACAATCGAGCCATTGGGCGAGACCATCGAGGTCGAGGAAGATCAGACCCTGCTGGACGCGGCCTTGCGCGCCGGGATTTATCTGCCTTATGCCTGTGGCCACGGCCTGTGTTCCACCTGCAAGATCGATGTTCTCGAAGGCGAGGTCGATCAGGGTGAGGCATCTCCGTTCGCGCTCATGGATTTCGAGCGGGAGGAAGGAAAATGCCTGGCCTGTTGTGCGCGCCCGACGAGCGATCTGGTCATCGAGGCCGACGTTGATGAGGATTCGGATGCTCGCCGATTGCCGGTCAGGGATTTCACCGCCAAGGTATCCCGGATCGACCATCTCACGCCCCGGATCAAGTCCATCGTGCTTGCCATCGTCGATGATGAGATCGAATTCCAGGCCGGTCAGTACGTCAACCTGTTCGTGCCGGGCCTGGAAGAGCACCCGCGTGCCTTTTCCATCGCCAATCCCCCTTCCGAGTCCACCTTCGTGGAACTGAATGTGGCATTGGTTGAAGGCGGTGCGGCCACGACCTGGCTGCACGAAGCGCTGAAGGTCGGGGATACGCTACGCTTTAGCGGCCCCTTCGGGCGATTCTTCGTCCGCAAGTCTGCGCCCGAGCCAATGATCTTTCTGGCGGGTGGTTCCGGCCTCTCCAGTCCCAAGTCGATGATCCTGGATCTGTTTGAAAATGGAGAGATGCGCGACGTCACACTGATCTATGGGGCCCGCAACCAGGATGAGCTCTATTACCGGGAACTCTTTGAGGAACTGGCCAAGGAGCATTCCAACTTTCGCTACGTGCCGGCCCTTTCAGAAGAGCCGGAGGATTCCGGCTGGGAAGGCGAACGGGGGTATGTGCATGAGGTTGCTGAACACTTCTTCAACGGACGCTTCGAGGGCCACAAGGCCTATCTCTGTGGCCCGCCCCCCATGATCGATGCCTGTGTGACCACTCTGATGAAGGGCCGGCTCTTCGAGCGGGATATGTTTATGGAGAACTTCTACACCCAGGCCAACAAGGACGAGAAACCCAGGAGTCCACTGTTCAAATCCATGTGAGTAGTTGGATAGCGAGGCGAAATGGTGAACAGGTATCAGATAACCATCGAGGACACAGGGGAAACCTATTCCTGTCTGGAAGGACAGCACCTTCTGAAAGGGATGGCCTCGATGGGAAAACGCGGAATCCCCTCCGGATGCCACGGAGGCGGATGCGGGGTCTGCAAAATCCGCATCAGTGGTTCGAGGGAGGCTTATCGCACCCTGCCCATGAGCCGGGAGCATGTGACCGAGGCGGAAGAGAAGGAAGGCATTGTGCTTGCTTGCCGAACCTTTCCATTGGCGGATCTGAGACTCGAAGTGTTGGGCAAAATCAAGAAGAACGTGCTTAGAAACAGCAGCAGTGGGTATGTCTTTGGACAGCCCATCAAGACGAAAAAGACAGTGAGTTCGTGAAATCGGAGAAATTGAAATGAGTGTACTAAGAATAGGCCATATCAACCTGCGCGTCCTGGACATGGACGAAGCAGTCAACCATTACGAGAAGGTATTGGGAATGGACGTGACCCATCGTGATGACGAAGGCAACGTCTACCTGAAGGGCTGGGACGAGTGGGACAAGTACTCGGTCATCCTTTCCCAGGCTGAAAAGGCAGGCATGAATCATATTGCCTACAAGGTCAATGCTGACACTGACCTCGATGCCTACAAGCAAAGTATTCAGGACTACGGCATTGAGGTGGAAGAACTGCCCGCCGGGTCGCTGCCGGCGGTTGGACGCATGCTGAAATTCAACCTGCCCAGTGGTCATGAAATGCGGCTCTATGCGGAAAAGGAATTCGTGGGTACGGCCGTTGGCAGTGTCAATCCGGATCCCTGGCCCGATGGGTTACACGGCTGCGGTGTGCACTGGCTGGATCATGCCCTGCTGATGTGCGAATTGAATCCTGAGACCGGCGTGAACAAGGTCGCTGAATCGACCAACTTCATGATTGACGTATTGGGTTTCTATCTGGTGGAACAGGTCATGGTAGGCCCGGATGGCGATATTCAGGCGGCCACCTGGCTCTCCTGCTCCAATACACCACACGATATCGCCTTTGTCGGCGGTCCGGTCATGGGGCTTCATCACTGTGCCTTCTTCCTGGATAGCTGGGATGACGTACTCAAGGCCGCAGACGTCATGTCGAAGAACCGGGTGAAGATCGATGTGACTCCGCAGCGCCATGGCATCACGCGCGGTTACACCATCTATTTCTTCGATCCTTCCGGCAATCGCAACGAGACCTTCGGTGGCCTGGGTTACCTCGCGCAGCCGGATCGGCCGGTGACCACCTGGACAGAAGACGAGTTGGGGACAGGTATTTTCTACCACACCCGGGAACTCGTCGAATCCTTCACCACGGTCTATACCTGAGCGGATTCCGCACCTATGGATGTCAGCATTACGCAACAGATCCTTACCTGGGAGGCGGGCCAGGTCATCTGTCGTACCGCAGTGGAAAAGGCCGAGGAACTGGGGATTCGCATCAACGTGGCAGTCGCCGATAAGGGTGGGAATCTCGCGGCCTTTCTGCGTATGCCGGAGGCCTTCCTGCATTCCATCGATATCGCCATCGACAAGGCCTATACGGCGGCCAGTTTCGGCTTTCCCACCTCGGATTGGGAGGCGATCTTTACCGAGGAAAAAATGCTCGAGATCGGCATGCCACAGCGTGACCGACTGGTGGTATTCGGCGGGGGGATCCCTATCGTCATCGGCGATACGACGCTGGGTGGCATCGGGGTATCCGGCGGATCGGCGGAGCAGGACGAGATCTGTGCCCAGGCTGGACACGCGGCACTGGAAGCCCTGGCGGCTTCATGACCAATGAGGAATAGATGATGCCATTTGCTCAAATCAGTATTCTCGAAGGACGGTCCGACGAGAAAAAAGCGGAGTTGATCCGCGAAGTCACCGAGGCGATTCATCGAAGCCTCGGGGCGCCCAGGGAGGCAATACGGGTCGCTTTGTACGAGGTGAAGAAAACCGAATGGGGAATCGGCGGAGAGACTGCCAAAAAGCTCGGCCGTTAGCGCGGCAAATGGAAAGAGCGGTTTCATGCCGCATAACGAACAAGCCAAATCAGGAGGCGAGAATGTCAATATTGAAACGCGAAGACTGGTACGACCTGACGCGTGCCACAAACTGGACGCCGAAATATGTGTCCGAAGATGAACTGTTTCCGGAGGAGATGAGTGGAGCTCGTGGCGTGCCCATGGAGGCATGGGAAAAATACGATGAGCCTTACAAGGTGACCTACCCGGAATATGTCAGCATCCAGCGCGAAAAGGATGCCGGAGCCTATTCAGTCAAGGCGGCTCTGGAGCGTGATGCCTTCGTTGATAAGGCCGATCCCGGCTGGGTCAGCACCATGCAGGCGCATTACGGGGCGATTGCCCTTGCAGAGTATGCGGCGAGTACCGCAGAGGCCAGAATGGCGCGATTTGCCAAGGCTCCGGGTAACCGCAACATGGCGACCTTCGGCATGATGGATGAGAACCGTCATGGCCAGATCCAGCTCTATTTTCCCCATGCCAACGTCAAGCGCAGCCGCCAGTGGGATTGGGCAACCAAGGCCTATCATACCAATGAGTGGGGAGCGATCGCCGCGCGCTCATTTTTCGACGATGCGATGATGACGCGTGATGCCGTGGCCGTTTCGATTATGCTCACCTTTGCCTTCGAGACGGGCTTCACCAACATGCAGTTCCTCGGACTGGCAGCCGATGCGGCTGAAGCGGGTGACCATACCTTCGCGAGCCTGATCTCGAGTGTCCAGACCGATGAATCCCGGCATGCCCAGCAGGGTGGTCCCTCACTGAAGATACTGCTGGAAAACGGCAAGAAAGAAGAGGCACAAACCCTGGTCGACGCCGCGATTTGGCGAGCCTGGAAACTGTTCTCGGTGCTCACTGGCCCGATCATGGACTACTACACCCCCCTGGAAGCCCGCAAGCAGTCCTTCAAGGAATTCATGCTGGAGTGGATCGTTGCCCAGTTCGAACGTCAGCTGCTCGACCTGGGGCTGGACAAGCCGTGGTACTGGGATGAGTTCATGCGCGCACTCGACGAGACCCACCACGGGATGCATCTTGGTGTCTGGTATTGGCGTCCCACGGTCTGGTGGAACCCGGCCGCAGGCGTGACCCCCGATGAACGCGAATGGCTGGAAGAGAAATATCCTGGCTGGAACGACACCTGGGGCCAATGCTGGGATGTGATCGTCGACAACCTGCAAAACGGTCGTCCTGAACTGACAGGTCCTGAGACCCTGCCCACCATCTGCAATATGTCGAACATCCCTATCGTAGGAACGCCGGGCAATGGTTGGAACGTGAAGGACTACCAACTCGAACACGAAGGCCGGTTGTACCACTTCGGATCCGAGCCGGATCGCTGGTGCTTCCAGATAGATCCCGAGCGCTACAAGGGTCATATGAACTTCATCGATCGCTTCCTTGCGGGCGAAGTGCAGCCGCCGGACCTGATGGGCGGCCTCAAGTACA
This sequence is a window from Thiolapillus brandeum. Protein-coding genes within it:
- a CDS encoding phenol hydroxylase subunit P4 produces the protein MSVNAIGEYPVLPRDLKENFHGNIMVIVGWDKHMMISSPMAFPLPPDMPFGAFVKEVMPAAFAPHPDWEKIDWDSVTWLLNGEPFQPDMEASLADNGLDHKSVVRFQTPGLNGIQGSGS
- a CDS encoding NADH:ubiquinone reductase (Na(+)-transporting) subunit F, yielding MTYEVTIEPLGETIEVEEDQTLLDAALRAGIYLPYACGHGLCSTCKIDVLEGEVDQGEASPFALMDFEREEGKCLACCARPTSDLVIEADVDEDSDARRLPVRDFTAKVSRIDHLTPRIKSIVLAIVDDEIEFQAGQYVNLFVPGLEEHPRAFSIANPPSESTFVELNVALVEGGAATTWLHEALKVGDTLRFSGPFGRFFVRKSAPEPMIFLAGGSGLSSPKSMILDLFENGEMRDVTLIYGARNQDELYYRELFEELAKEHSNFRYVPALSEEPEDSGWEGERGYVHEVAEHFFNGRFEGHKAYLCGPPPMIDACVTTLMKGRLFERDMFMENFYTQANKDEKPRSPLFKSM
- a CDS encoding 2Fe-2S iron-sulfur cluster-binding protein, which encodes MVNRYQITIEDTGETYSCLEGQHLLKGMASMGKRGIPSGCHGGGCGVCKIRISGSREAYRTLPMSREHVTEAEEKEGIVLACRTFPLADLRLEVLGKIKKNVLRNSSSGYVFGQPIKTKKTVSS
- a CDS encoding catechol 2,3-dioxygenase; the encoded protein is MSVLRIGHINLRVLDMDEAVNHYEKVLGMDVTHRDDEGNVYLKGWDEWDKYSVILSQAEKAGMNHIAYKVNADTDLDAYKQSIQDYGIEVEELPAGSLPAVGRMLKFNLPSGHEMRLYAEKEFVGTAVGSVNPDPWPDGLHGCGVHWLDHALLMCELNPETGVNKVAESTNFMIDVLGFYLVEQVMVGPDGDIQAATWLSCSNTPHDIAFVGGPVMGLHHCAFFLDSWDDVLKAADVMSKNRVKIDVTPQRHGITRGYTIYFFDPSGNRNETFGGLGYLAQPDRPVTTWTEDELGTGIFYHTRELVESFTTVYT
- a CDS encoding GlcG/HbpS family heme-binding protein — protein: MDVSITQQILTWEAGQVICRTAVEKAEELGIRINVAVADKGGNLAAFLRMPEAFLHSIDIAIDKAYTAASFGFPTSDWEAIFTEEKMLEIGMPQRDRLVVFGGGIPIVIGDTTLGGIGVSGGSAEQDEICAQAGHAALEALAAS
- a CDS encoding 2-hydroxymuconate tautomerase; translated protein: MMPFAQISILEGRSDEKKAELIREVTEAIHRSLGAPREAIRVALYEVKKTEWGIGGETAKKLGR
- a CDS encoding aromatic/alkene/methane monooxygenase hydroxylase/oxygenase subunit alpha → MSILKREDWYDLTRATNWTPKYVSEDELFPEEMSGARGVPMEAWEKYDEPYKVTYPEYVSIQREKDAGAYSVKAALERDAFVDKADPGWVSTMQAHYGAIALAEYAASTAEARMARFAKAPGNRNMATFGMMDENRHGQIQLYFPHANVKRSRQWDWATKAYHTNEWGAIAARSFFDDAMMTRDAVAVSIMLTFAFETGFTNMQFLGLAADAAEAGDHTFASLISSVQTDESRHAQQGGPSLKILLENGKKEEAQTLVDAAIWRAWKLFSVLTGPIMDYYTPLEARKQSFKEFMLEWIVAQFERQLLDLGLDKPWYWDEFMRALDETHHGMHLGVWYWRPTVWWNPAAGVTPDEREWLEEKYPGWNDTWGQCWDVIVDNLQNGRPELTGPETLPTICNMSNIPIVGTPGNGWNVKDYQLEHEGRLYHFGSEPDRWCFQIDPERYKGHMNFIDRFLAGEVQPPDLMGGLKYMGLAPGEMGDDAHNYEWVKAYQHRADAA